The proteins below are encoded in one region of Nitrososphaerota archaeon:
- a CDS encoding diphthine--ammonia ligase, protein MTKVAVSWSGGKDSCLACYKALQKRLEVSFLLNFVPKDGRYASHGSNPKLMVAQSQAIGTPIIQKEVSWKAYEEEFKTAARKLKENGVDGIVFGDIDIYDHLDWVVRVCNDVGVLYMEPLWHLDRNQILEEFVYAGFKAIVVNVKADIFGAEWLGRTVDGTFIEDLQKLQSHYTFDICGEFGEYHTLVIDGPIFKKRINLLDCKKVLREDHDKRWILEVSSYSLEDKGP, encoded by the coding sequence ATGACGAAGGTTGCGGTATCTTGGAGTGGGGGGAAAGATAGCTGCCTCGCCTGCTACAAGGCTCTTCAAAAAAGGCTCGAAGTTTCCTTTCTTTTAAACTTCGTACCTAAAGACGGAAGATATGCATCACATGGGTCGAATCCGAAATTGATGGTTGCTCAGTCACAAGCCATCGGAACCCCCATCATCCAGAAGGAAGTTAGCTGGAAAGCGTATGAAGAAGAGTTTAAAACCGCAGCTAGAAAGTTGAAAGAAAATGGGGTTGATGGCATCGTTTTTGGCGATATTGACATTTATGACCATTTAGACTGGGTGGTTCGAGTGTGCAATGATGTAGGCGTCCTTTACATGGAGCCCCTCTGGCATCTCGACCGTAATCAGATCCTTGAAGAATTCGTATATGCGGGCTTCAAGGCGATTGTTGTAAACGTGAAAGCCGATATATTCGGGGCTGAATGGTTAGGAAGGACGGTTGACGGAACCTTTATAGAAGATTTACAAAAACTACAGAGCCACTACACTTTTGATATCTGCGGCGAGTTCGGCGAATATCACACACTCGTCATCGACGGACCGATCTTTAAAAAGCGTATAAATCTTCTCGACTGCAAGAAGGTGCTGAGGGAAGATCACGATAAACGCTGGATTCTAGAGGTTTCCAGCTACTCGTTGGAGGATAAGGGGCCTTGA
- the cobS gene encoding adenosylcobinamide-GDP ribazoletransferase, translating to MRREVKNLLAFLTTIPVGMDENCLVDAASYMYLFPLVGAFIGLLAGVFAWSLSHLLNPLIVGVLTWGFILLISGVNHADGLLDFGDGLVYQGTSEEKIKVMHDQQTGVGGFALGLVTFLATALCIAGLDQKLVIQSLVVCETCAKLGLVFMARLGRSAHRGMNTYFVNAMHDRHRNIRLIAALSITFGIALPLLGLAGFMAVIACLTTAFVLTVLSNRNFGGVTGDVFGASNELSRLNSLLTILVVSKWV from the coding sequence ATGCGTAGGGAAGTAAAGAACCTGCTGGCTTTTCTCACAACGATTCCAGTAGGCATGGATGAAAACTGCTTGGTTGACGCAGCCAGCTACATGTACCTCTTTCCATTGGTAGGTGCGTTCATAGGTTTGTTAGCTGGCGTCTTCGCTTGGTCGCTCTCTCATCTTCTCAACCCCTTGATCGTCGGAGTTTTAACTTGGGGCTTCATTTTACTGATCAGCGGGGTTAATCACGCTGACGGGCTGCTCGACTTTGGAGACGGCTTGGTATATCAAGGAACATCGGAGGAAAAAATCAAGGTTATGCATGACCAACAGACTGGGGTTGGTGGGTTTGCGCTGGGCTTAGTGACGTTTTTAGCGACCGCTCTTTGTATAGCGGGGCTCGATCAAAAGCTTGTTATTCAAAGCTTGGTTGTGTGTGAGACCTGCGCTAAACTTGGCTTGGTGTTTATGGCTCGGCTTGGGAGGTCCGCGCACAGAGGTATGAACACCTACTTCGTTAATGCGATGCACGATCGGCATCGCAACATACGCTTAATAGCCGCTCTATCTATAACATTCGGCATAGCGCTACCCCTTTTGGGTTTAGCTGGTTTCATGGCAGTAATCGCTTGCTTAACCACAGCTTTCGTTCTCACCGTCCTTTCTAACAGAAATTTTGGAGGGGTTACAGGCGACGTTTTTGGGGCGAGTAATGAGCTCTCACGCCTAAACTCTCTTCTAACAATTTTGGTGGTATCTAAATGGGTGTAA
- a CDS encoding 7-cyano-7-deazaguanine synthase, which yields MDVVEVKKCVAVLSGGVDSFSYTLQWKARGYVIHPLIFDYGQKGRREIDIAKHLCSIAGFEEPIVVDILFMKELWKGTQLTDDSVGVEQEYKPTVVVPIRNVIFLSIASAYALSIGANVVIYGAHLDDVKISQDTGEPLYPDCTPETAKALEEVTKVAHFPVGKLKLEIWSPAREGLTKAENLKRGYQHVGELVFETWSCYLSGDEQCGSCESCVNRHRAFIEAGIPDKTKYRRHTIISEICLTGGCGVTFWGS from the coding sequence GTGGATGTGGTGGAAGTAAAGAAGTGTGTTGCGGTGTTGAGCGGTGGTGTAGACAGCTTCAGTTACACGCTTCAGTGGAAAGCCCGAGGCTACGTCATCCACCCCCTTATTTTTGACTACGGTCAGAAAGGACGTAGGGAAATCGACATAGCAAAACATTTGTGCAGTATAGCAGGTTTCGAAGAACCTATCGTCGTTGACATCTTGTTCATGAAAGAGCTCTGGAAAGGTACGCAGCTGACAGACGACAGCGTAGGCGTAGAACAAGAGTACAAGCCGACCGTCGTAGTCCCTATCCGCAACGTTATCTTCCTATCCATAGCATCAGCGTATGCGCTGTCCATCGGTGCAAATGTCGTCATATACGGTGCACATCTGGATGACGTCAAGATATCACAAGATACTGGTGAGCCGCTGTATCCTGACTGTACACCTGAGACAGCTAAAGCGCTTGAAGAAGTCACTAAAGTCGCTCACTTCCCTGTCGGCAAGCTGAAGCTCGAAATCTGGAGCCCAGCACGAGAGGGTCTAACGAAAGCTGAGAACCTCAAGCGTGGTTACCAACACGTAGGTGAACTCGTCTTTGAAACTTGGAGCTGCTATCTGTCGGGCGACGAGCAGTGCGGCAGCTGTGAATCTTGTGTCAATAGACATAGAGCTTTCATCGAAGCGGGGATTCCGGATAAGACCAAATACAGGAGGCACACCATAATATCTGAAATATGCTTGACAGGAGGTTGCGGTGTTACTTTCTGGGGGTCATGA
- a CDS encoding NTP transferase domain-containing protein, with the protein MGVTALLMAGGKGTRLNIMGEKPLLEVGGKPMIQRVLEALKGANKVEDIIVVVSKHTPQTAAFAHKQALKVLQAPGRGFCSDAKYAVKKLKLETVLTICADLPLVTSKFVDEVITFYEKCKRPALTVVVPQELYARFGLSFDYVFNDNGKSLIPIGVNVVDGRRIEERYLDEEILQIDDVKVAVNVNTLQDMRIAEDFLRRKNSEEGA; encoded by the coding sequence ATGGGTGTAACCGCATTGTTGATGGCAGGCGGCAAAGGCACAAGATTGAATATTATGGGAGAGAAGCCATTGCTAGAAGTGGGTGGAAAACCTATGATACAACGTGTACTCGAAGCTTTGAAAGGCGCTAATAAGGTTGAGGATATTATTGTGGTTGTGAGTAAGCACACGCCACAAACAGCTGCTTTTGCGCATAAACAAGCTTTAAAGGTTTTACAAGCACCCGGAAGAGGCTTCTGTTCAGATGCAAAGTACGCTGTCAAGAAGTTGAAGCTTGAGACGGTTCTTACGATATGCGCGGATCTCCCTCTGGTTACGAGCAAATTCGTAGACGAAGTCATAACTTTTTACGAAAAATGTAAAAGACCGGCGTTAACAGTCGTGGTTCCGCAAGAACTTTACGCGAGGTTTGGGCTCAGCTTCGATTATGTTTTTAATGATAATGGGAAAAGCCTGATTCCAATAGGTGTAAACGTAGTAGATGGAAGAAGGATAGAAGAAAGATATCTAGACGAAGAAATCCTCCAAATAGATGATGTGAAAGTGGCAGTAAACGTCAACACCTTACAAGATATGAGAATAGCTGAAGACTTCCTCCGTAGGAAGAATAGTGAAGAAGGTGCGTAG
- a CDS encoding ABC transporter ATP-binding protein — translation MVTLDICGVECYYGSVKVLENVRFTIGSGELVGLLGPNGSGKTTLLKAISGALRPKAGAVYLNEAEIFGMKSREVARNIAVVPQNTDVNFDFTALDIVLMGRHPHLSRFKLESEKDLTVAKNAMKLTNTWHLAERRISELSGGERQRVIIARALAQEPKVLLLDEPTTHLDINSQLEIMDLLKELCIQRGLILLTVFHDFNLAARYCDTIILLNKGKIVSIGRVDEALTSENIKKVFQVDAVVKKHPLTNSLYVIPLPLRWVKASINKRFRVHVICGAGTGAQIIKTLVEKGFDVTAGVLHVLDTDYETALLLNIPVVSEAPFSPITEQNYKANLKMISEANAVVVTSVPIGSANLLNLKAAEDALERGIPTFVVEETPITQRDFTGGEAQKLLLELKSKGATFVKSQNQLLQLLDELEVAKVR, via the coding sequence ATGGTAACCTTGGATATTTGTGGGGTTGAATGTTATTACGGTTCTGTTAAGGTATTAGAGAACGTCAGATTTACAATAGGTTCTGGTGAGCTTGTAGGTCTATTGGGGCCGAACGGTTCTGGCAAGACTACTCTGCTAAAGGCTATCAGCGGAGCCTTAAGACCAAAGGCTGGGGCTGTGTATCTGAATGAAGCGGAAATATTCGGAATGAAAAGCCGAGAGGTCGCAAGAAATATAGCAGTCGTGCCTCAAAACACAGACGTAAATTTTGACTTCACAGCTTTAGATATTGTTTTGATGGGGCGACACCCCCATCTAAGCCGATTTAAGTTAGAGAGCGAAAAGGACTTAACGGTAGCTAAAAATGCAATGAAGCTAACCAATACGTGGCACCTAGCTGAGAGGCGCATAAGTGAGTTAAGTGGTGGAGAGAGGCAGCGCGTCATAATCGCTCGAGCATTAGCCCAAGAGCCCAAGGTTTTATTGTTAGATGAACCAACAACCCATTTAGACATTAACAGCCAGTTAGAAATAATGGATCTTCTGAAGGAGCTGTGTATACAAAGAGGGCTAATCCTGCTCACAGTTTTCCACGATTTCAATTTGGCGGCACGCTACTGCGACACCATAATTCTGCTAAACAAGGGAAAAATAGTTTCAATCGGAAGAGTAGATGAAGCATTAACGAGCGAGAATATTAAAAAGGTCTTTCAAGTCGACGCCGTGGTGAAAAAACACCCCCTCACCAACTCCCTTTACGTCATCCCCCTTCCGCTGAGGTGGGTAAAAGCTTCTATTAATAAGAGGTTCCGAGTTCACGTAATATGCGGAGCCGGAACAGGGGCGCAGATCATAAAAACTTTGGTTGAAAAGGGGTTTGATGTTACAGCTGGGGTTCTACACGTATTGGATACAGACTACGAAACAGCTCTGTTACTGAATATTCCAGTCGTAAGCGAGGCACCTTTCTCCCCAATTACAGAGCAAAATTATAAGGCAAACCTAAAGATGATAAGCGAAGCAAACGCTGTTGTTGTGACGTCTGTGCCTATCGGTTCTGCAAATCTACTAAACCTTAAAGCCGCAGAGGACGCCTTGGAAAGAGGTATTCCAACTTTCGTCGTCGAAGAGACACCCATCACCCAGAGAGACTTCACAGGTGGCGAAGCGCAGAAACTACTACTAGAGCTAAAATCTAAGGGAGCGACCTTCGTTAAGAGCCAAAATCAACTCTTACAGCTGCTAGACGAATTAGAGGTAGCGAAGGTGCGTTAG
- a CDS encoding cobalamin-binding protein has translation MVAATNGFVGDAYASKEITVVDDLGRTVVVTRSDRIVSISPSCTEILYALGLGDRIIAVDRYSDYPPEAIAKQKISKAMMPDPEEVTALNPDLVVYYHWGPSDPTVEKLSRLGLTVIAVRPSSLDDIIREIKLIGNATGKSQEAAVLASSLAQRIYEIKSKTASVAVKPKVYIEFWYPPPWTFGPNTWGHQLIELAGGINAFGDAKKQWVQTTDEEVIARNPDVIISLLGTHHYASLEDIKGRLGWDVISAVAKGAVYTVDENLFIRFGPRLINGLETLAKILHPEIFGGVATFTFILNATKLKSGVEIFNISDLMRVDMLVIKSAGNGTLTVTIQETGPEVPTNRKLVGKYLAIDCSVPAGLVFTLKIHYNEDQLRTLGVSEDSLKIYVWDESRQRWTATNSAVNKEEDYVEATVAHLSYFALMGEAAPALWNYPIPLWLYLTSLIVVIGVASTAAHMTHKKGESAK, from the coding sequence TTGGTAGCGGCAACAAATGGGTTTGTAGGGGATGCTTACGCTTCTAAGGAAATCACCGTCGTTGACGATCTGGGTAGGACTGTGGTTGTAACGAGATCAGATAGGATTGTGTCGATATCTCCGTCTTGCACTGAAATATTGTATGCTCTTGGTTTAGGTGACAGAATAATCGCTGTTGATAGGTACTCTGACTATCCACCTGAGGCTATCGCTAAGCAGAAGATCAGCAAGGCTATGATGCCCGATCCTGAGGAGGTTACGGCGCTAAACCCAGATTTAGTAGTATACTATCATTGGGGGCCTTCGGATCCCACCGTAGAGAAACTTAGCAGACTGGGGTTAACGGTGATAGCGGTTCGCCCATCCTCCTTAGATGACATCATTAGGGAGATCAAGTTAATAGGCAACGCGACAGGGAAATCTCAAGAAGCAGCGGTTTTAGCCTCTTCTCTAGCCCAAAGGATATACGAGATTAAGAGTAAGACGGCTAGCGTAGCTGTAAAGCCTAAGGTCTACATCGAATTCTGGTATCCGCCACCTTGGACCTTCGGCCCAAACACCTGGGGTCATCAATTAATTGAGTTGGCTGGAGGCATTAATGCCTTCGGCGACGCTAAAAAACAATGGGTTCAAACAACGGATGAGGAAGTTATAGCCAGAAACCCGGATGTTATCATCAGCCTTCTCGGCACCCACCATTATGCTTCACTTGAGGATATTAAAGGTCGCCTCGGATGGGATGTGATCTCAGCGGTTGCTAAAGGCGCTGTTTACACGGTTGACGAAAACCTATTCATTAGATTCGGACCTCGGCTGATCAACGGCTTAGAAACCTTAGCTAAAATCTTACACCCCGAGATTTTTGGCGGAGTAGCCACCTTCACATTCATACTCAACGCAACTAAATTAAAGTCTGGGGTGGAGATTTTTAACATTTCCGATCTCATGAGAGTTGACATGCTTGTAATCAAGTCGGCGGGAAACGGCACTTTAACGGTTACTATCCAAGAGACTGGACCAGAGGTTCCTACTAACCGAAAACTGGTTGGAAAATACTTAGCCATCGATTGTAGCGTTCCAGCAGGTCTGGTGTTCACGTTAAAGATACACTACAACGAAGATCAACTTAGAACATTAGGTGTCAGCGAGGACTCGCTCAAGATTTACGTTTGGGATGAGAGTAGGCAACGTTGGACGGCGACTAATAGCGCCGTAAATAAGGAGGAGGATTACGTTGAGGCTACCGTGGCACATCTCAGTTATTTTGCATTAATGGGGGAAGCTGCACCAGCCCTCTGGAACTACCCCATCCCACTTTGGCTCTACCTGACATCCTTGATAGTTGTAATAGGGGTGGCTAGCACAGCAGCTCATATGACCCATAAAAAGGGTGAGAGTGCAAAGTAA
- a CDS encoding iron chelate uptake ABC transporter family permease subunit has protein sequence MCSGKSGVETKYLKRFAKWTSIILALSLILLSSMALASTVGPMPISVGNALGIILHQVPLVGNAVKEQWTTVEENVVVQLRLPRVISAVLVGVALSVAGVVFQGIFRNPMADPYVLGVASGGGFGALLAIVSGVGLPSLGLFYAVPVMACVGALSTMFLVYAIARTGFGIPVLRLLLAGIAVSSFFSSLISLMIATAGEDIHAAFSWLFGGFPISRWEYINVASPAILVCSAAIYAFARDLNVTLLGEEQARHLGVEVETVKKRLIILGSLITAVAVSISGIIGFVGLIVPHITRILVGPDHRILIPSSALAGASLLVLCDAVARTILRPIVLPTGIVTALLGAPFFVYLLIKSGRITV, from the coding sequence ATGTGTAGCGGAAAAAGCGGCGTCGAAACCAAATATTTGAAGCGATTCGCAAAGTGGACCTCCATAATCCTCGCCCTGTCCCTTATCTTACTATCCTCAATGGCCCTAGCATCTACAGTCGGACCGATGCCCATAAGCGTTGGAAACGCGTTAGGCATAATATTACATCAAGTCCCGCTCGTTGGCAATGCTGTTAAAGAGCAATGGACCACGGTGGAAGAAAATGTGGTTGTGCAGCTTAGACTCCCACGCGTAATCTCAGCCGTTCTGGTAGGTGTTGCCTTGTCGGTTGCAGGCGTCGTTTTTCAAGGCATATTTAGGAACCCGATGGCTGACCCTTACGTGCTCGGTGTGGCTTCAGGTGGCGGGTTTGGCGCTCTGCTGGCAATAGTCTCTGGTGTCGGCCTTCCATCATTAGGCTTGTTTTACGCTGTACCAGTCATGGCGTGTGTAGGGGCGTTGTCCACAATGTTCCTCGTTTACGCCATAGCGAGGACTGGTTTTGGGATCCCGGTTTTGAGGTTGTTATTGGCTGGGATCGCTGTTAGCAGCTTCTTTTCATCTCTGATCTCCCTTATGATAGCTACGGCTGGAGAAGACATACACGCCGCTTTTAGCTGGCTCTTCGGAGGCTTTCCGATAAGCAGGTGGGAATACATTAACGTAGCTTCGCCAGCGATCCTTGTGTGCTCAGCAGCTATCTACGCGTTTGCCAGAGACTTGAATGTGACGCTGCTCGGCGAAGAACAGGCGCGACACCTTGGCGTCGAGGTTGAGACCGTAAAGAAGAGGTTGATAATTCTGGGCTCGTTAATAACGGCTGTTGCAGTTTCAATAAGTGGTATTATAGGCTTCGTAGGGTTGATAGTTCCACATATAACGAGAATTCTAGTGGGCCCGGATCACCGCATACTAATACCGTCTTCAGCCTTAGCTGGCGCATCTCTTCTAGTACTCTGCGACGCGGTTGCGAGGACGATTTTAAGACCTATCGTTCTCCCCACAGGAATCGTAACCGCCTTGTTAGGTGCCCCCTTCTTCGTCTACTTGTTAATTAAAAGCGGGAGAATCACGGTGTAG
- a CDS encoding QueT transporter family protein, translating into MSSAVTQDVASLQMIRQPKGKSTCHSKMEVVCMENESRRAKDVALVSVWAALYAVLVIIFQPISFQALQFRVAGILRPAIAKKWILVFGYAIGVVVGNVFSPFVGFWELVFMPIMSLVAGILGYLAAKPIPKYDYYVCGVVIAVIIPLAVSYMLNQLFGLTMLATFPMLLVSEQIVNFIGATLFKAIEKRWMWWK; encoded by the coding sequence ATGAGCTCCGCTGTCACCCAAGATGTGGCGAGCCTTCAGATGATAAGGCAGCCGAAGGGGAAATCAACCTGCCACTCCAAAATGGAGGTGGTGTGTATGGAGAACGAGAGTAGGAGGGCAAAAGACGTAGCGTTGGTCTCGGTATGGGCAGCACTCTATGCAGTGCTCGTCATAATCTTCCAACCGATATCATTCCAAGCCCTGCAGTTCAGGGTAGCGGGGATACTTCGCCCAGCCATCGCCAAAAAGTGGATACTGGTGTTCGGGTACGCGATAGGTGTGGTTGTCGGCAACGTCTTTAGCCCATTCGTCGGGTTTTGGGAGCTTGTCTTCATGCCTATCATGAGCCTCGTTGCTGGGATACTCGGATACTTAGCTGCGAAACCGATACCAAAGTACGATTATTACGTCTGTGGTGTAGTGATAGCTGTGATCATACCGTTGGCTGTGTCCTACATGCTGAACCAGCTCTTTGGGCTGACGATGCTAGCCACGTTTCCGATGCTACTAGTCAGTGAGCAAATCGTCAACTTCATTGGAGCCACGTTGTTCAAAGCCATCGAGAAGAGGTGGATGTGGTGGAAGTAA
- the coaBC gene encoding bifunctional phosphopantothenoylcysteine decarboxylase/phosphopantothenate--cysteine ligase CoaBC, with protein sequence MYRIVDGFPIVAMHNRYAPSGSHEAHPTVVRGSFKVYCPLDTSSKGTWIGFNERGLFAAVTNQDTGGECKVYRSRGLLITDILTSFSKARDALSYIKRELLKGHYKRGNFILADSEEAYHLLHDERVEVENIDPGIQVFTNLTVRGWVRVDAVPQELLKYVEMRRRRAFELASKLKPTSVDSIILGLKSIASDHGGEAGRGSICYHNGVESYMSSSTIVAVSEDLRGSKILYCRGNPCEHEFVDYTHILRDVGVAELSAKSGKLAGKRIALCVTGSVACIESPKLARELRRHGADVTCYMTQAALDYGVSPHLMQWATGRPVTHRLTGVSEHLEDYDLVVVYPATLNTVNKIAQGLADDAVSTLCASTHPTKLLIAPAMNLKLYSNPILTENIGKLRGLGVTVVEPRISEGAAKVAAVQRVVDQAIRCLTTSRLRGRGVLILSGPTRYDLDPIRYISNKSTGRLGYWLAKEAFQRGCNVRVIYGPGDVTYPSHIQLTSVYTVDDMLSETLNELEKGIYEIAIFSAAVLDFKPATYWEEKVRSGSTWHIELKPTPKIIEEVSTRYPNLTIVGFKLEYKAQREELTMRAEEELRRVRASLIVANDLSEISGEHHNALLVSRRGLVKDFHGTKEELAREIFDLLEEEI encoded by the coding sequence TTGTACCGCATAGTGGATGGCTTCCCGATAGTCGCTATGCATAATAGGTATGCTCCCTCTGGTTCCCATGAGGCGCACCCAACTGTTGTGAGGGGTTCTTTCAAGGTTTACTGCCCTCTAGACACCAGCTCGAAGGGAACGTGGATAGGATTCAACGAAAGGGGGCTCTTCGCGGCGGTAACGAATCAAGATACAGGTGGGGAGTGCAAGGTTTATAGGAGTAGGGGGCTTCTCATCACCGACATCTTGACATCCTTCTCTAAGGCTAGGGATGCGCTCTCTTACATTAAGAGGGAGCTTTTGAAGGGTCATTATAAGAGGGGTAACTTCATATTAGCGGATTCGGAGGAAGCTTACCATCTGCTTCACGATGAGAGGGTAGAGGTTGAAAATATCGATCCAGGGATACAGGTCTTCACAAACCTAACTGTTAGGGGTTGGGTTAGGGTGGATGCGGTTCCGCAAGAGCTGCTTAAGTATGTGGAGATGAGGAGAAGGAGGGCGTTTGAGCTTGCATCGAAGCTTAAGCCTACAAGCGTAGATAGCATCATATTGGGGCTGAAGTCGATAGCTTCGGATCACGGCGGCGAGGCTGGTCGCGGCTCCATCTGCTACCATAATGGTGTTGAATCCTATATGTCGTCTTCAACGATAGTAGCGGTTTCCGAAGATCTGCGCGGCTCTAAGATCCTGTATTGTAGGGGTAACCCTTGTGAACACGAGTTTGTAGATTATACCCATATACTGCGTGACGTAGGTGTTGCTGAGCTTTCGGCGAAAAGCGGTAAGCTCGCTGGTAAAAGAATAGCCCTATGCGTAACTGGGAGTGTAGCATGCATCGAGTCGCCGAAGCTCGCTAGGGAGTTGAGGAGGCACGGGGCAGATGTCACCTGCTACATGACACAAGCCGCATTAGATTACGGCGTAAGTCCTCACCTGATGCAGTGGGCAACAGGGAGACCGGTTACCCACAGACTAACCGGTGTGTCAGAGCACCTCGAAGACTACGATCTCGTAGTAGTGTACCCCGCAACCCTAAACACAGTAAATAAGATAGCTCAGGGGTTGGCTGATGACGCTGTATCAACCCTATGCGCCTCAACACACCCAACAAAACTATTGATCGCACCAGCCATGAACCTCAAACTCTACAGCAACCCTATTCTCACGGAGAATATTGGGAAGCTGAGGGGGCTCGGTGTAACTGTGGTGGAGCCGCGTATCAGCGAGGGAGCAGCTAAGGTCGCTGCTGTACAAAGAGTGGTCGATCAAGCAATTAGATGCTTAACAACCAGCAGGCTTAGAGGGAGAGGCGTGCTCATACTCAGCGGCCCAACTAGATACGACCTCGACCCAATAAGGTACATATCGAATAAATCCACTGGTAGGCTAGGATACTGGCTCGCCAAAGAAGCGTTCCAAAGAGGCTGCAACGTCAGAGTCATATATGGTCCAGGGGACGTAACCTACCCAAGCCACATACAGCTCACAAGCGTCTACACCGTTGATGATATGCTGAGTGAGACCCTAAACGAGCTCGAGAAAGGAATCTACGAGATAGCGATATTCTCCGCAGCAGTACTAGACTTTAAGCCAGCCACATACTGGGAAGAGAAGGTCAGATCAGGATCCACGTGGCACATAGAGCTTAAACCAACACCCAAGATCATAGAAGAGGTCTCCACCAGATACCCAAACCTGACGATCGTAGGCTTTAAGCTCGAATATAAAGCTCAGAGAGAGGAGCTCACAATGAGGGCCGAAGAGGAGCTTAGGAGGGTAAGAGCATCACTAATAGTGGCGAACGACCTCTCGGAGATCAGCGGAGAACACCACAACGCCCTCCTTGTGAGCCGTAGAGGGCTCGTCAAAGACTTCCATGGAACCAAGGAGGAGCTGGCGAGAGAAATCTTCGACCTCCTCGAAGAAGAAATCTAA
- a CDS encoding TIGR00303 family protein, with protein MTRKKIYDVILAHEEGRGEAFLKRIEGKKPLFVCVIGNTETAKIPGLSAAGRYPELTEFTPAADVELLLLGSCKCIKGVPVTPEGIPTPALITKSALRLADIPTLVVSGGVKIKPLAPYLELGGRAGGDIRTGKAVEDAEEILLRAKIAGENLSKVAEYLVVGESIPGGTTTALGVLSAMGIDAKGKVSSSMPSNPHHLKMKVVEEGLRAAKIEFGALVSNPLKAVSCVGDPMMTTFAGLVLGAARRVPVLMAGGTQLGAVLAVVKAFDRSVLDNVAVGTTRWIIEDKSADLKGIIAQIANIPILAADLDFSCSRFDGLRAYERGFVKEGVGAGGAAIAAVAKSKGAITTAVLLEEVERNYELLVA; from the coding sequence TTGACGAGAAAGAAAATTTATGATGTGATACTGGCTCATGAAGAAGGAAGAGGCGAAGCTTTTCTGAAGAGGATCGAAGGTAAGAAGCCTCTTTTCGTCTGCGTTATTGGGAACACGGAAACAGCGAAAATCCCTGGGTTATCAGCGGCGGGAAGATATCCGGAATTAACCGAGTTTACACCAGCCGCAGACGTGGAACTGCTCTTGCTCGGCTCATGTAAGTGTATTAAAGGGGTGCCTGTAACACCGGAGGGTATACCGACCCCTGCGCTGATCACTAAGTCTGCGTTGAGGCTAGCAGACATACCAACACTTGTTGTAAGCGGAGGGGTTAAGATAAAACCGCTTGCTCCTTACCTCGAGCTAGGAGGCAGAGCAGGAGGCGATATAAGAACAGGTAAGGCTGTGGAAGATGCTGAAGAAATTTTGCTGAGAGCCAAGATCGCTGGAGAAAACCTCTCTAAGGTAGCTGAGTATCTTGTGGTCGGCGAAAGCATCCCCGGGGGCACAACGACAGCACTAGGGGTTCTGTCAGCTATGGGCATAGACGCCAAAGGGAAGGTGAGCAGCAGCATGCCAAGCAATCCGCATCACCTTAAGATGAAAGTCGTTGAAGAAGGATTGAGGGCGGCGAAGATAGAGTTCGGCGCCCTCGTCTCCAACCCCTTAAAAGCGGTTTCGTGTGTAGGCGACCCCATGATGACGACCTTTGCCGGGTTGGTCCTCGGAGCCGCGCGTAGAGTCCCAGTTTTGATGGCTGGTGGAACACAGCTGGGCGCTGTGTTAGCTGTTGTCAAAGCTTTTGATCGCAGCGTCTTAGATAATGTCGCTGTTGGAACGACTCGATGGATTATAGAGGATAAGAGCGCTGATTTAAAAGGGATAATCGCTCAAATCGCAAATATTCCCATATTAGCGGCTGATCTTGACTTCAGCTGCTCAAGATTTGACGGGTTGAGGGCCTATGAGAGGGGTTTTGTTAAAGAGGGAGTGGGTGCTGGTGGAGCAGCCATAGCCGCTGTAGCGAAGTCGAAGGGTGCGATAACAACAGCTGTTCTTCTTGAGGAAGTTGAGAGAAACTATGAGCTGTTAGTAGCATGA